Genomic DNA from Calditrichota bacterium:
CGTTTGATAAAAGGCCAACCAAATTCTTTTAACAATTCATACGCTTCTTCATCGGTTTTCGCCGTTGTGCAAATGGTAATATCCATTCCACGAACCTTTTCAACCTTATCGTAATCGATTTCAGGAAAAATGATTTGCTCCCGAATACCCACGGTGTAGTTCCCATGCCCGTCGAAGGATTTATCAGGCATTCCGCGGAAATCGCGAATTCTGGGAATGGCCATGCTTATTAACCGATCCAAAAATTCGTACATGCGATCCTTGCGAAGGGTTACTTTGCATCCAATTGGCATTCCGGCTCGCAGTTTAAAATTTGAAATGGCTTTTTTCGCTTTTCGGATAGACGGTTTCTGGCCTGTAATAGCCGTCAGATCAGCCACAGCCCATTCCAGGGTTTTGGGTTCCTGGGTGGCTTCGCCCACCCCCATATTGACCACAATTTTCTCTATCTTAGGAACCTGCATTGTATTTTTATATTTAAATTTATTTTGCAGAGCAGGTGCCACTTTTTCTTTATAAATATTTTTCAGTCGAGGAACGTAATCCATGAATAGATTCTCCACACTCATTATATCATCTTATGAAACGACTATCATTTCGCCGCAATGTTTGCACACTCTTGCACGCGATCCATCTTCTAATACCTTGACACTGATGCGGGTTGGATTTCCGCAGCTCGGACAAACAACCATCACATTTGAAAAATGAATGGGGCCTTCTTTTTCGATAATTCCGCCCTGCGGATTATCCTGCGAGGGTTTTGTGTGTCGCTTGATAAAGTTCACACCCTCAACAATAATTTGCTGCTTTTTCGGAAATACCTTCAGAACCTTTCCTTCAAGCCCCTTATCTTCACCCGCTATCACATGAACAATGTCATTTTTTCGGATGTTGAATTTTGAAATCGGCTCTCGTTTGTTGCTCTTAAAAAGTCCCACCTTACAACACCTCCGGTGCTAATGAAATGATTTTCATAAATTCTTTTTCGCGCAGTTCACGAGCGACTGGGCCGAAAATACGCGTTCCCCGCGGCTCTAACCGATC
This window encodes:
- a CDS encoding 50S ribosomal protein L24, whose product is MSKFNIRKNDIVHVIAGEDKGLEGKVLKVFPKKQQIIVEGVNFIKRHTKPSQDNPQGGIIEKEGPIHFSNVMVVCPSCGNPTRISVKVLEDGSRARVCKHCGEMIVVS
- the rplE gene encoding 50S ribosomal protein L5, with the translated sequence MDYVPRLKNIYKEKVAPALQNKFKYKNTMQVPKIEKIVVNMGVGEATQEPKTLEWAVADLTAITGQKPSIRKAKKAISNFKLRAGMPIGCKVTLRKDRMYEFLDRLISMAIPRIRDFRGMPDKSFDGHGNYTVGIREQIIFPEIDYDKVEKVRGMDITICTTAKTDEEAYELLKEFGWPFIKR